From the Solea solea chromosome 7, fSolSol10.1, whole genome shotgun sequence genome, the window AATAAAAgggacatgttttatttttaaagcacttatggaccttgtttttcttttgtcaagACAACACAAGCGTTTATTGCTCTCAGAGGATGAATTTATCTTcttattattgtgatttatttaattattaattaaattctAACAGTAGCACATGTTCATAACGCCCAGATGACTCCTCCGataatttgaaaaaacaacCACTCACGTCCGACAAAGTACACAAACCTGAAGCCCTCACTCACCTGAGCCTCAAGCTCTTTCTCgttcatgtctctgtgtttacaAACCAACACGGCGTTTGTGGTCGACTGAGCTCCAGCTTTAGCTCGTCTCTTACTCAGACGCACCCtgcaggagagaagaggaactGTCAGAACACATCGTTTCCCCACTGAATCAGTCTTTCCACGATATCACGGGCTGTTCTCTGTGATTCTTTGATTCTTGcgaccacaaaaaaaaaaacccaatttgTAGCAgcttttcagaaaaaaaaaaaaggttgtacTGCATGAAGGTATTTTGTCCTTCAGAGGTTAACTCTGCCCGATGCCCAAGAATTAGGCTGAGAGCTAAGTGAGGAAAAgtgaggagcagctgtgatGAATTTCCCAAAATTGCTGAATTAACACCGCCTGAGTTGGTTGGAGGATCTCAAGTCACTGAGAGAGTTTGAAAAGTCATTGGGAGGGTTTTAAAAGTCACTGGGAGGGTTTTAAAAGTCAGTGGGAGGGTCTGAAAAGTTACTGAGGGGTCTGAAAAGTCCCTGGGATTTAAAAAGTCGTTAAATATAGCAAAAATTAACAGAGTTCGCACAAAACAGACCCACAATAAGAGAAAAGTAACTTCATGTGTTTtgatgtgtaaaatgtcaaagagtaaataaaaacaaggccCTGAAATGACTTGTATACATGTGTGAAGGTTCTCGGTGACGTACCTGGTCTCCAGCTCATTGTAGTAAACACCATCTCCATCTCTGAAGATAAAGAAGTAGTTCTCCTCGTAACCTTTGCTGGCTTTGTTCTTCACGTTCCAGTTGTACTCCCTGGCTATTTTGTAATCGTATCTGAAACGCGAGGcataaaaaacacatgataAACAACTTATAACATCATGGAAAAACATCTGGAAAAAGGAGAGGAGTGATATTTGTACGTACACGTCCTCAGGCATGTAATCCAAGCCCTCGTCGCAGTCTCTCTTGCGCTTACGGAGCGTTTCTTCATGTGGCAGGAAGTAGGCCACAAACTGATTTCCTTCTTCGTCCATCATACCTCTGCGTTCAAGAAACGACAGTGTTATAAATAAAACCGGTTCCCTTTATTTCAAAATTTAAAAACCCGGTTGTGGCGATGGCTCCACACTCACCTGATCATGGCCTGTGACATCATGTCCACTCCTGCAGGTCCTGAGAAGTCTTTAGGTGCAGGATCAGAGTCAAAGATGACCTGAGCACACGGGTTGATCCACATCTGAGGACAAAGAGAACGTCCACAACATTAATATCAGATACAAACACTGGCCATGACAACTTCAGGTCTACGTTCTTCAGAATCAATCACAGCAGTCAAATCCGTCGATCAACACCCTTGTGTTaaacgtgaacacacacacacacacacacacatgctcaaaaAAGGTGCGTATGGTGCAATCTGAAGATTCCCGTTCAGTGTGACCACAGCATTAGTGAAACTAACTTACCTTGAAGTCAGGGAACACAGGTAGAACCTCCACAGGAGTAACTCTGGGTTTACTGTAGTGCTGTGCAATCTGAAGACAAAAACCACGACAAACTGTTTACAAACCAATAACTTGTTTCTCACTTActgtataaaattaaaaatacacgGCCTAAGTGGCTTTCTGTGGAAAGTCCAGAGCAGCTCAACAGTAAAAGCTTCCTCATTTACGTTTATTTCTCAACACTTAAACACAAATACTCACCGATTTCTGCGCATCTTCAAACGTCTTCTCGATGGCGGAGATCTGACTGTCTCTGTCCTTGTAGATCTCTTCTTCTGTGAACTGCTGTTTGACGGAAACACCGATCCTGCACACAAAACACGTCTgtgttacacaaacaaacacacacacacacacacacactcagacatgaacccagaggtctcaaacctaAGGCTTGCGTGATTTAAGAATAAACCATTTCTGTCTGGTTTTGTTATTTATGGATTCACTTTGCACCGTAAATATGTTCAACTATACagtttaaatgtatataaatcatttcatatgaaaacacactttcaaTTGGAAATCCTGTGAATCGCGAGGAAAGTTTGCGATATAATTTTTGAGCTCATGTCGTATCAGGGCCACACTGAGGAggataaatgtgttaaattaccAGAAAGGTTATATATTTTACGGGGGAAGTAGCCTTTAAGTAGCATAATgtatcacattaaaaaatataaaatatgaatacaaaatataaaaacatgccAAATACCAGTATAACCAAAGCATCCAGTCAACTAAAAGCAGACATTGGACTGGACCCTCATTGCCCCCGCCCCGGGTCTTCTGAGTTTTGAggtgatacatttttttttaaacttacttGACTTCCACTTTCTCGTTGGAAACACCATATCTGTTAAACTCTGTGGAGATATATTCGGTCTTTCTCATCCACGGAACCACTTTGGCGTGTTGTTGTGACctaaaagaagaagagtgaggGGGAAAACATGAAACCAAACCTTAAAAATCTGTGCTGCAACTTATCTTTCATCATCAGagtttatacagcacttttcatGCAGAGTATCTCAAGGAGTTTCACaggataaaatgaaaaatgtcatttatgtcATGAATCTAAACAATTAACGACGAGGAAACGCAGAAGACAAAAAATACTCGAGATTTAACAGAAATCAATttgaataaaagagaaaataaagacttaaattaACATATTCATGAATTAAAAGGAACTAAACTATAAGAACAGATCTACAGAGGAGAGATTTAAAACTACAAATTCAAACTTAAGAGTAGATTAAAATGAGCAAAGTTATGAAATTAAACTGTAAGTAGAGCAAAggtggtaaaataaaaatgtgtgtcaaataataaaactaattcaAGGGTTTAAATACAcactttaaataataaagatcAGTTAAAAGTGGAGAGTTTATTTATCCAGtagattattgttattttttcagtgaATTATTCAAGTTTGCACAATTTCGTTCGAGGAAACATGATAAATTCTTCTAAATGCACTAAAACATCTTTGACGAAGCTCATTTCTCTGTATTTGACCTGTTTTCCACGTGTAATATTTACTTTATATACACTATTTTCAGTAAAAATTATACAAGACACCAATGAATGTTCTTACTTTTCCTTTCACCCATTTTGTTTGACTCTTATATTACAGTCATTGTCACAGATAACACATGATACTTTCTCTACAAGCCCATAATTGTATGCATTTGTAACATCTTTACAGCTTTTCTTTCGTTCTCCGCGGTTTTTTTCATACTTAAAATGTTACAACGTTAAACGTACCTCTTTGAACTGGAAGGAGCCTGGATGTCTTCTTCCAACAGTTTTTCATCGGCAGGATccaacaaaactaaaaaaaagatggatCGGAAAACACAGATAtttgcttaaaaaacaaaatcaaacagagtCACGTGACCTTGACTGGAGACTTACCAGAGGGGTCGATGCGGTACGTGTCTGGGTTGATGAGGTCGATAGTGACTCCGAGGTCAGGCTCGGTCAGGAGGTCGTGCTTGTGCTGCTTCTCCAGAGACGTCGCTTTGTACTGAACAAACCTGTCACAACAGTcacaacataattaaaatgtccCTCACTAAAGGTGTTTCCTCAGCACATAAACAGGTCATGTGACcgagtgttgttttctttacctGTGCTGATCGAAGGGGTAGGTGATGAACTTCGGGTCAAAAGGGATGTCGGGTAAACTGTTGCAGTATTTCACTCGACACACGACGCCAGACCTGAACGTGGACgcagaagggaaaaaaagaagattgaAAACAGCTGTAGAGctggaaaatatatatataaatattatatctatatggtgacaagatatggtcttagatGCCTACTGAACACAttagtgaaatacactaaatattatattttgtttaaaaaaaaaaaacaaaaaaaaacaagcttactttaattttaagccaaaaaaattgaccatatttatagtcaccGTGATTGAACAGTAGATTATATTTTATCTCCTATATCAGGATATAGACTAAAAAATATAGACTGAAGaaatatcatatatttataAGCCAAAACCTGGTATAAAGTACTAAAAATCAATAATCAGCTAATGTCATACAGATTATAAAGAAATGGCACATATCGTGGTCCTGGTGAATCAGTCTACAAATACCTGAGGCGACAATAtatgacagtgaaaacacatcagTGTTGACAGTTTTGAATTGACTCACCTCTCTGGGACAGTTCTGTGAGACGACGGCCGActgcaagacaaaaacaacactcatcAGCTGCTGGACTGCTATGCATAAATGTCCTGCTGTGTTAATTCCCCGATCTCTTCTTTAAGCATGCACAACATTGTCTATAAACTCTATTATTGGATATCAGCCAACGCAGAATCATAACTACATTTCTATGCTTGTGCCCTCTACagctattattttattgtttattactgctgctgcgACATgagaattacattacattacatgtcatttagcagacacttttatacAAAGCGACTTGCAAGGTAATTGAGTACAGCCaagggtggagttgaacttgcggccatgatgtcttttgcacacagggtaccggtcttaaccactgagccactccacccccattaaaattaaaatatgatgTTAATTTCATGACAATACCAGCATCCCAAACTATGATATATTGATCAGTTTCATATTGAGTAtaatttagagctgcaacaaatgattatttttgtaatttttgatTAAtgtgacgattattttctcgatgaatcgagtaatggtttggtccagaaaatgtcagaaaatgttaaaaaaaaaacgccaatcagtgtttgtcaaacctggaaattattctcggatgtcttgttttgtccacaaaccaaaattaattctgattcctttgttatatggagcaaagaaacaaagaaccGACaaatcgattgtcaaaatagtttcaTTTAGCaatcaaataattgtttcagctaaGTATAATTGTTCATATTAAGACATTTCTAGATACTATTCCAAACCCATTTGTGTTTTCTAGAcctttttgaatgttttgttgttgttgttttttgtactaTCATCTGAAGTTCACTGAATAAAAGTGCATATATGCACCTTCTTACACTGACCTCGacagagaataataataacaacagagtTACTTTTCTACATACAGATTGTACCTTTCAGAGGTGGAGGGCTGACAGCACAAACTgtcattattttagttttaatatCTGTCCatcatttactttgttttatctAAAGCCCCAGTGAAGCAGATTTGTGTTAAAACATGTCCAACCTTCAGTATTGAACTGTAATTTCTTCCGAGTATTAGAACAACAATTTGTTTCTCCACCGTTTTGAAGTACAATTAAATATAGTAAGCAATAAGTACTTTAATTTATCAcctcaaaaatgtaaaacaagtaaacaaaacaatctgTGGCAGCAAATATCAAAAAAGtcgtatttattttcattttatattttacagaaCATAGTAGTGTTTAGTACAGTGTAGTTTTGTTAACGAGTAAAACTAgttaacacatttgaaatgcCTGTTGACGTTGTAGTTAGCATTGACAGCGGCTAACATTAGCTAATAAATCGACTACAATTAAGTACAACTGAGTGGGAGAAATCCaacaataaattataaaatttgctaaaaaaaaaaaatacgataaaaacaataataatagtaataggaTTAGCGGGCTTTGAAGCATGTTAGCTTGTTTAGCTAACGTGCACTGTTAGCTAGCCTTGTACGcgagtaaaacaaaacaataaacaaaataataaacgaTATGTTCATGTAGAATCActtaaataaagacaattaagaGTTTTATAGGTGTGCTTTTTTCTCACCTGTGGCCGTCTTCTCGTTGAGCTTGTGTCTGAATCGTTGGagccattttttattatttgtttggcTTCAAAACTAAAAGactaaacttttatttttccacaatCGGCGAACACAAAAACAGCTgcgaacaaacacaaaaacaccgCGCGTCTACGTAAGAATATACATAAACGCGTCTTTTACGCTGCGCACGGATcaaaattaatcattttatttcttctgtctccgcatgaaaaaaaagaaaagacagcgGGACGTGAACCGGAAGTAGAACTCCTACTTCTTCTTCTACCCAAGTAGGTGTAAATCGCACGGACATGTGTCCGTGGTAAAGACGCTTTGTCgtgagcgccacctgctgtccTGTCATTGAGATGCGTGAGGTGGAAAgaggtactgaaatattctactcaattaaaagtaccactattttcaTTGTACtggtgtaaaaatgtaattcatgtttgtttaaaatgtaattttttaatATGGTACAAAACAAGGTTttaacaaggacacacacatctcacatgaattgtttttcattaaaaaatataaattaaaataaaatatgtaaacacataatgtatcagtcaaaatgggtcgaAGGTCACAGATGCTTTAACAatctcactcagggaccttaatttgCATAAACATAATAGAAACCGTGTATAAAAAGTTATTTAAAGGTtaagtgtgtaaaataaatcGAAGTaattttaatttggcagaatTTTAAGAATGTGAAGT encodes:
- the paf1 gene encoding RNA polymerase II-associated factor 1 homolog, which gives rise to MAPTIQTQAQREDGHSRPSSHRTVPERSGVVCRVKYCNSLPDIPFDPKFITYPFDQHRFVQYKATSLEKQHKHDLLTEPDLGVTIDLINPDTYRIDPSVLLDPADEKLLEEDIQAPSSSKRSQQHAKVVPWMRKTEYISTEFNRYGVSNEKVEVKIGVSVKQQFTEEEIYKDRDSQISAIEKTFEDAQKSIAQHYSKPRVTPVEVLPVFPDFKMWINPCAQVIFDSDPAPKDFSGPAGVDMMSQAMIRGMMDEEGNQFVAYFLPHEETLRKRKRDCDEGLDYMPEDVYDYKIAREYNWNVKNKASKGYEENYFFIFRDGDGVYYNELETRVRLSKRRAKAGAQSTTNAVLVCKHRDMNEKELEAQDARKAQLENHEPEDEEDLDIDLDKDLQDSGDEKEKGSGSEAENSGSESEREEVEPEQRGAEEADEGEERGKKRRKISGGSVGSGGSGSESGGERTREMRDEEEIFGSDDDSEDNDDNDDNDDNEPKNSGRSSGSEDEGGDRARSKSRSRSHSRSRSRSRSRSRSRSRSRSRSRSRSRSRSVSPARSDRSSNHSEAQAQSGSGSERASDSSDASDSE